The Sandaracinaceae bacterium genome segment GGCCTCCGGCCAGGCGCGCCAGCTCTGCGGGTAGTGCTCTTTCAGGCAGCGGAAGAGCGCGTAGTCCGACAGCCAGTGCGCGTGCGCCTCCTTGAAGCGCGCGAGGTCCGCGCGGCGCTCGCTCGAGGCGTCCTCGCCGAAGCGGGCGAAGCAGCGCTCGAGCCACCGCTTCTTCAGCGGCCGCACGATGTCGTGTCGCACCGCGCTCGCGCCCCGGGCCGCGCGGAGCCAGCCGCGGTCCTCGGTGGAGAGGGCCGTGCGACCGCCGAGCGCCTCCATCTCCGGGATCTCATCGATGGAGATGTAGAGCGGGTCGAGCGCGAATGCGCTGATGGGCGAGTAGGGGCTCTCCTGGCCGGGCGACGGCTCGAGGAGCGGAAGCGTCATCAGCACGCGCATGCCCGCGCGCTCGAGGAGCGGGGCGAAGCGAGTGAAGTCGGGTAGCTCGCCGACGCCCCAGTCCGAGGCGGATCGGATGGAGAACAGGGGGCAGAGCATTCCCGCCAGACGGCGGTGCGTGACGGGCTTCTCGGTCGCGGACATCTCGGACGCGCCTCTCGGGTGAGGCGCGACGATACGACGTTTGGCGCGGGAGGCAACGGGGTGGCTTTCTTGTTGGAGGGTCTGAACGCAGACCCTCCAACGGGCGAAGCGCCCATGGGGCCCCCCTCCGACCTACGGCGGGTCGCGCGCTCCGCACGCTTGGCCGCCGACTCAGCGAGAGGTCGTGTGCCTCGAATGCGCACTACATGAGCGGGTACGCGAGGGAGACGCGCGAGCCCCCGATCTCATCGCGCCAGCCCAGCTGATGGCGCTCCGGGGGAGGCACCCACGTGGGGGTCGGCCCACGGCTGCTCGAGTCGCCGTACTCCGCCAGCTCCTCCCGCACACAGCCCCCGACCGACACCCCTCGCAGCGCCACCCGCAGCGCCTGCTCGGCCGTCATCTCGGCCCCCACGTGGGGGCGCGCCTGGTCAACCAGCCGGCGCGCCTCCTTCTCCTTGAAGCTCAGCGCCTCGAGCATCTGGAACACCTCGGCCAGCACGCGCGCCTTCCTCGGCTCCACTCTCGGCGAGCCATACGCGGACCCATCCGTGTTCTCGAAAACGACGTGCTCGAACACGAAGCCCGTGGACCAGGTGCCGCGGATGACGATCTTCCCTTCGTGCGCGACCCCGTGATGGGTCGAGCACAAGAGAACGAGCCGCTCCGGATCGTGACTGCCGCCCTCGGACTTCGGGTCGCAGTGGTGCACGTCGCAGCTCGTGTTCTTGCAGCCGGGCACCGCGCAGACGCCGCCGTGGCGGCGCACCACGGCGCGGCGCACCGCGGGCGGGATCACCTGGCTCGCCCGCTCGTAGCCGGCCGAGATGTCGACGCGGCCGATGATCTGCGCGTCGCACTCGGCCACCTCCACCACCTCGGGCCCGACCGGAACCTGCTCGCCGTTCGCGTCCTGGGTGGCCGCCTTGCAGCACTCGCACACCGTCAGCGCGATCTG includes the following:
- a CDS encoding DUF222 domain-containing protein codes for the protein MADETRRLLGRLRAASDFELCQWFLCGFRLKVRDLYGFASFREHAERWFGCSGRATEERVRVAERLDELPKLSAAFAAGDLVYSAVRELTRVADAETEAEWLEVADGKTASQIERMTSGKKPGDRPSDPTRPELERKRVTLNLSPSAYALLRQARDVLRKESGGTHLDDDAFIELLASSFLAGGGGADETRSRHQIALTVCECCKAATQDANGEQVPVGPEVVEVAECDAQIIGRVDISAGYERASQVIPPAVRRAVVRRHGGVCAVPGCKNTSCDVHHCDPKSEGGSHDPERLVLLCSTHHGVAHEGKIVIRGTWSTGFVFEHVVFENTDGSAYGSPRVEPRKARVLAEVFQMLEALSFKEKEARRLVDQARPHVGAEMTAEQALRVALRGVSVGGCVREELAEYGDSSSRGPTPTWVPPPERHQLGWRDEIGGSRVSLAYPLM